One stretch of Arachis hypogaea cultivar Tifrunner chromosome 20, arahy.Tifrunner.gnm2.J5K5, whole genome shotgun sequence DNA includes these proteins:
- the LOC112783929 gene encoding putative ETHYLENE INSENSITIVE 3-like 4 protein, producing MVLIQEEIDLPYVQLSDTEEDEKTDATATTAEDEIIDYEDLKKRIWKDRVLLQKMKEKLNMDESDNKKAKQEASRKKKMSRAQDSVLKYMVKIMEVCKARGFVYGIVPENGKPITGSSDSLREWWKENIRFDQTAPKAIAKYLPLLEKGELDESSSIHLLQDLQDATLGSLLSALMQHCVPPQRKYPLEKGVAPPWWPNGSEAWWGKQGSLAQEHGPPPYKKPHDLKKAWKVSVLASVIKHMSPDLEKLRRLVTQSRTLQDKMTAKDNVTWSKVVSQEEALLRLTNKCLKISPSSSSDEENNKEDREGEIKVFESSPISSINNPLDHVLFGGGSSGNNGGSEKRKCDFDSSNDGNNNNNSNSFVDKPIYTCQNVDCPQSDLSMGFRDKNSRMDHESMCAFRSATLDHQGINSSNENSKAFHDYLSSEERMTSVGDWMNMEVAKANNNNNNLGDTDFGDIDIMNGTEEIAGEAFGEDNLGLWLNDIEDCELFAALEMVKANSVMDSTHQNNNPPLIKHDHFFPHDGHLDDEATTSSLWDYASTSFKSNNI from the exons atggTACTTATCCAAGAAGAAATAGATCTGCCTTATGTTCAATTATCTGATACAGAAGAAGACGAGAAAACTGATGCTACCGCGACAACAGCAGAAGATGAAATTATAGACTATGAAGATCTGAAGAAGCGCATATGGAAAGACCGTGTCCTTCTCCAGAAGATGAAGGAAAAACTTAACATGGACGAATCTGACAACAAAAAAGCTAAGCAAGAAGCGTCCAGGAAAAAAAAGATGTCTAGAGCACAAGACTCCGTCCTCAAATACATGGTGAAAATCATGGAGGTTTGCAAAGCTCGTGGATTCGTTTATGGCATCGTCCCTGAAAATG GTAAACCAATTACTGGTAGTTCGGATAGTTTGCGAGAATGGTGGAAAGAAAATATCAGATTTGACCAAACTGCCCCTAAAGCAATTGCAAAGTATTTACCGTTACTTGAAAAGGGAGAATTAGATGAGTCGTCAAGCATACAccttctccaagatcttcaagATGCAACACTAGGATCTCTTCTTTCAGCACTGATGCAACACTGTGTGCCGCCACAGAGGAAGTATCCTTTGGAGAAAGGCGTGGCTCCGCCGTGGTGGCCTAATGGGTCAGAGGCATGGTGGGGCAAACAGGGCTCTTTGGCTCAAGAACACGGGCCACCACCGTATAAGAAACCCCAtgatttgaagaaggcatggaaGGTTTCGGTATTGGCTTCGGTTATAAAGCACATGTCCCCTGACTTAGAGAAATTGAGAAGGCTCGTGACTCAATCAAGGACCTTGCAAGATAAGATGACTGCCAAAGATAACGTTACTTGGTCTAAAGTTGTGAGCCAAGAAGAAGCTTTGTTGAGACTTACCAACAAGTGTCTTAAGATTTCCCCTTCTTCGTCCAGCGACGAGGAGAATAATAAGGAAGACAGGGAGGGGGAAATTAAAGTCTTTGAGTCATCCCCAATAAGCTCTATTAATAATCCTCTTGATCATGTTTTGTTTGGTGGTGGCAGCAGTGGCAACAACGGAGGCAGTGAAAAAAGAAAGTGTGATTTTGATAGTAGTAATGATgggaacaacaacaataatagtaaTAGCTTTGTGGATAAACCAATATATACATGTCAGAACGTAGATTGTCCACAAAGCGATTTGTCTATGGGATTTAGAGACAAGAATTCAAGGATGGACCACGAGTCGATGTGTGCTTTTCGCAGTGCCACTCTCGATCATCAGGGGATTAATAGCAgcaatgagaattccaaggctttCCATGATTACCTGTCGAGTGAGGAGAGGATGACAAGTGTTGGAGATTGGATGAATATGGAGGTAGCTAAggccaataacaacaataataatttggGTGACACTGATTTTGGTGATATTGATATTATGAATGGAACGGAAGAGATTGCAGGTGAAGCTTTTGGTGAGGACAATTTAGGGTTGTGGCTGAATGACATTGAAGATTGTGAGTTGTTTGCGGCATTGGAGATGGTTAAAGCAAATAGCGTGATGGATTCAACTCATCAGAATAATAATCCACCATTAATAAAGCATGATCATTTTTTCCCACATGACGGCCATCTTGACGATGAAGCAACTACTTCATCACTTTGGGACTATGCTAGTACTTCGTTTAAGAGCAACAacatttga